A part of Amycolatopsis lurida genomic DNA contains:
- a CDS encoding WD40/YVTN/BNR-like repeat-containing protein, with product MEFQLGIGTRKGLFLARSEDRENWEISEPKFPMEAVRAVALAPSKIYAAAVNEHFGPTIATSEDFGETWSQPDHAPVAFPADTETALEGIWQIVLAGDVVYAGVEPSALFRSEDGGETFELVRGLWDHEHRPHWTPGGGGQMIHTILPHPADSGRITVAMSTGGVYRTEDGGKSWTASNRGISAGFLPDEEPEFGQCVHKVAMHPSRPERFFLQNHGGVYRSDDDAKTWHSIADGLPNDFGFAMVVHPSKPDTVYNFPLVADVLRFPPEGCCRVYRSEDAGETWTGLGNGLPDKGFYAGVLRDGMCVDSRDGIYFGTRSGEVWASPDEGDTWHQVAAHLPDVLCVRAQVV from the coding sequence GTGGAGTTCCAGCTGGGGATCGGTACCAGGAAGGGCTTGTTCCTCGCCCGCAGCGAGGACCGCGAGAACTGGGAGATCTCCGAACCGAAGTTCCCCATGGAGGCCGTCCGGGCGGTCGCGCTGGCCCCCTCGAAGATCTACGCGGCCGCGGTCAACGAACACTTCGGCCCGACGATTGCGACGTCGGAGGACTTCGGCGAGACCTGGTCCCAACCCGATCACGCGCCGGTCGCCTTCCCCGCCGACACGGAGACCGCGCTCGAAGGCATCTGGCAGATCGTGCTCGCCGGTGACGTCGTCTACGCCGGTGTCGAGCCGTCGGCGCTGTTCCGGTCCGAGGACGGCGGCGAGACCTTCGAACTCGTCCGCGGGCTCTGGGACCACGAGCATCGTCCACACTGGACTCCCGGTGGCGGCGGCCAGATGATCCACACGATCCTGCCGCATCCCGCGGATTCCGGGCGGATCACCGTCGCCATGTCGACCGGCGGGGTCTACCGCACCGAGGACGGCGGCAAGAGCTGGACGGCGTCGAACCGCGGGATCAGCGCGGGTTTCCTGCCCGACGAGGAACCCGAGTTCGGGCAGTGCGTGCACAAGGTCGCGATGCACCCGTCGCGCCCCGAGCGCTTCTTCCTGCAGAACCACGGCGGGGTGTACCGCAGCGACGACGACGCGAAGACGTGGCACTCGATCGCCGACGGCCTGCCGAACGACTTCGGCTTCGCGATGGTGGTCCATCCGTCCAAACCGGACACTGTCTACAACTTCCCCTTGGTGGCCGACGTTCTCCGCTTCCCGCCGGAGGGCTGTTGCCGGGTCTATCGCAGCGAGGACGCGGGCGAGACCTGGACAGGCCTCGGAAATGGCTTACCGGACAAGGGGTTCTACGCGGGAGTGCTGCGGGACGGGATGTGCGTGGACTCGCGGGACGGCATCTACTTCGGCACGCGATCCGGTGAAGTGTGGGCGAGTCCCGACGAAGGCGACACCTGGCATCAGGTGGCCGCGCATCTGCCGGACGTGCTGTGCGTGCGGGCCCAGGTGGTCTAG
- a CDS encoding RNA polymerase sigma factor, with protein MQVMKDDHEQAGTRGLDRPDLGGPDPAPVFGLLFDAHAAPLQRYLARRVGTETAHDLVAETFLVALRRRETYRPEAGTARAWLYGIATNLLRHHVRTETRALNATARLAAAGQTVSAGHDGRVAERVDAQSRAALLAGALAELSVADRDTLLLVSWAGLDPGEVAEALGIPAGTVRSRLHRIRRWLRANAPESTKEGGGSARR; from the coding sequence GTGCAGGTGATGAAAGACGATCACGAGCAGGCCGGCACGCGCGGGCTGGACAGACCGGATCTCGGTGGTCCGGATCCCGCACCCGTATTCGGCCTGCTCTTCGACGCCCACGCGGCCCCGCTCCAGCGCTATCTGGCGCGCCGCGTCGGCACGGAGACCGCGCACGACCTCGTCGCCGAGACCTTCCTCGTTGCGCTCCGGCGACGTGAGACGTATCGCCCCGAGGCAGGCACGGCGCGCGCGTGGCTCTACGGGATCGCGACGAACCTGCTGCGCCACCACGTCCGCACGGAGACCAGGGCGCTCAACGCCACGGCCAGGCTCGCGGCCGCCGGCCAGACGGTCTCGGCCGGGCACGACGGCCGCGTCGCCGAGCGGGTCGACGCCCAGTCCCGTGCGGCCCTGCTGGCGGGGGCCCTGGCGGAACTGAGCGTCGCGGACCGCGACACCCTGCTGCTGGTCTCGTGGGCGGGGCTGGATCCCGGCGAGGTCGCCGAGGCCTTGGGAATTCCCGCCGGGACGGTCAGATCACGGTTGCACCGGATCCGGAGATGGCTGCGCGCCAACGCACCGGAGTCCACAAAGGAGGGCGGCGGAAGTGCACGGCGATAA
- the radA gene encoding DNA repair protein RadA gives MVKKGSTYRCGECGYEAPKWVGRCPECQAWGTIEERGDARPAIARVAAGAPSAPARPIGEVDVETARAKPTGVSELDRVLGGGFVPGAVILLAGEPGVGKSTLLLEVAYQWAATAGRALYVTGEESAGQVRLRAERTGNVHDEMFLAAESDLSAILGHVDAVKPGVLIVDSVQTMASPQVEGAPGGVTQVRAVTSGLVALAKERGLPIVLVGHVTKDGSVAGPRVLEHLVDVVLQFEGDKHSTLRMLRGIKNRFGAADEIGCFELVEEGIVGVPDPSGLFLSHTAEPVAGTAVTVTMEGKRPLLGEVQALVSATQSPQPRRAVSGLDSARVAMVLAVVEKRANIKVGDKDVYVATVGGMKITEPGIDLAVVLALISSARDTPLSPKLVAMGEVGLSGEVRRVPSVGRRLAEAARLGFTYALVPPDSGKIPPGIRVLEVPDVGSALNAAKHAR, from the coding sequence GTGGTCAAGAAAGGCAGCACCTACCGCTGCGGTGAATGCGGATACGAGGCGCCGAAGTGGGTCGGGCGCTGCCCCGAATGTCAGGCGTGGGGGACCATCGAGGAACGCGGCGACGCCCGTCCCGCGATAGCCAGGGTCGCGGCGGGAGCGCCCAGCGCGCCGGCGCGCCCGATCGGCGAGGTCGACGTCGAGACGGCGCGTGCGAAGCCCACCGGTGTCTCCGAGCTGGACCGGGTGCTCGGTGGCGGCTTCGTGCCGGGCGCGGTCATCCTGCTCGCGGGCGAGCCCGGTGTCGGCAAATCGACCCTTCTGCTGGAGGTCGCCTACCAATGGGCGGCCACCGCGGGCCGCGCGCTCTACGTCACCGGCGAGGAGTCGGCGGGGCAGGTGCGCCTGCGCGCCGAGCGCACCGGCAACGTCCACGACGAGATGTTCCTCGCGGCCGAGAGCGATCTCTCCGCGATCCTCGGGCACGTCGACGCGGTCAAACCGGGGGTGCTGATCGTCGACTCGGTCCAGACCATGGCCTCGCCGCAGGTGGAGGGCGCGCCGGGCGGCGTCACCCAGGTCCGCGCGGTCACCTCCGGGCTGGTCGCGCTGGCCAAGGAGCGCGGGCTGCCGATCGTGCTGGTCGGGCACGTCACCAAGGACGGATCGGTCGCCGGGCCGCGCGTGCTGGAGCACCTGGTCGACGTGGTCCTGCAGTTCGAGGGCGACAAGCATTCGACGCTGCGGATGCTGCGCGGCATCAAGAACCGGTTCGGCGCCGCCGACGAGATCGGCTGCTTCGAACTGGTCGAGGAGGGCATCGTCGGTGTGCCCGATCCGTCAGGGCTGTTCCTCAGCCACACCGCGGAGCCGGTCGCGGGCACCGCGGTCACGGTGACCATGGAGGGCAAGCGGCCGCTGCTGGGCGAGGTGCAGGCGCTCGTGTCGGCGACCCAGTCACCGCAGCCCCGGCGCGCGGTGAGCGGGCTCGATTCGGCGCGCGTCGCGATGGTGCTGGCCGTGGTCGAGAAGCGGGCGAACATCAAGGTCGGCGACAAGGACGTCTACGTGGCGACGGTCGGCGGCATGAAGATCACCGAACCCGGGATCGACCTCGCGGTGGTGCTGGCCCTGATCTCCTCGGCGAGGGACACGCCGCTTTCGCCCAAACTCGTCGCGATGGGCGAGGTCGGGCTGTCGGGCGAGGTCCGGCGGGTGCCGAGCGTCGGGCGGCGGCTCGCGGAGGCCGCCCGGCTCGGCTTCACCTACGCGCTGGTGCCGCCGGACTCCGGCAAGATCCCGCCGGGGATCCGGGTGCTGGAGGTCCCGGACGTCGGAAGCGCGCTCAACGCCGCCAAGCACGCGCGCTAG
- a CDS encoding lipoprotein LpqE has protein sequence MRLQNRRVFGAGVLALGAALVLAGCGAGQITQTDSQQPAVNGTYAQAKDLVLRNAALQFPTDGQAYPAGSAAPLTLTIVNQGKLDDELVSVSSEAAAGDAKITGSKVIAASHALVIGPSDTVESTKEVAPTSAPSSAPASSSGAPSSSGAPSSSGAPSSSAGTVTPSAGPETTNAPDQVGKATIELQGLKQPVWAGQTIKVTFVFKNSGSITVDLPVAAPSHPGSRAPAPEKEAPKGGGH, from the coding sequence GTCGCGTGTTCGGCGCAGGTGTGCTGGCGCTCGGCGCCGCGCTCGTGCTCGCCGGCTGCGGTGCTGGTCAGATCACCCAGACCGACTCGCAGCAGCCCGCGGTCAACGGGACGTACGCGCAGGCGAAGGACCTGGTGCTGCGGAACGCCGCGCTCCAGTTCCCGACCGATGGGCAGGCGTACCCGGCCGGTTCCGCCGCGCCGCTGACGCTGACCATCGTGAACCAGGGCAAGCTGGACGACGAGCTCGTCTCGGTCTCCTCCGAAGCCGCCGCCGGTGACGCCAAGATCACCGGATCCAAGGTCATCGCCGCGAGCCACGCGCTCGTGATCGGCCCCTCCGACACCGTCGAGTCGACCAAGGAGGTCGCCCCGACGAGCGCCCCGTCCTCCGCGCCGGCGTCGTCCTCGGGCGCGCCGTCGTCGTCGGGTGCCCCCTCGTCGTCGGGTGCCCCGTCGAGCTCCGCCGGGACGGTCACGCCGTCCGCGGGCCCGGAGACGACCAACGCGCCGGACCAGGTGGGCAAGGCCACGATCGAGCTGCAGGGCCTGAAGCAGCCGGTGTGGGCGGGCCAGACCATCAAGGTCACCTTCGTCTTCAAGAACTCCGGCTCGATCACGGTCGACCTGCCGGTCGCCGCGCCGTCGCACCCGGGCAGCCGGGCGCCCGCGCCGGAGAAGGAAGCCCCCAAGGGCGGCGGGCACTAA
- a CDS encoding glycoside hydrolase family 6 protein, producing the protein MRIKTLGLLAASLLALIAAPAQAADGNPLEKTNGFYVDPNSNPAVWVKNHPGSTADKIKAAISTKAGARWFGNWSGNVKTAVDGYTYAADVADKLPILVAYNIPGRDCGGHSGGGAGSPEAYRTWISNFADGIGGKPAVVVIEPDALAQVDCLPAGERQTRLDLLKYAAEQFAAKAPNTWAYMDGGNSTWIPAATMADRLNAVGVKSIRGLAINVSNYKTTTDSANYGKAVSAALSSKYGYTKPFVIDTSRNGNGPLGSEWCNPAGRKLGATSQTGGGAEMLLWVKVPGDSDGKCGIAPNVEAGQFSPDLALRLISGT; encoded by the coding sequence ATGCGCATCAAGACGCTCGGTCTGCTGGCCGCCTCGCTACTGGCCCTCATCGCCGCGCCGGCCCAGGCCGCCGACGGCAACCCCCTTGAGAAGACCAACGGCTTCTACGTCGACCCGAACTCCAACCCCGCGGTCTGGGTGAAGAATCACCCGGGCAGCACCGCCGACAAGATCAAGGCCGCCATCTCCACCAAGGCGGGCGCGCGCTGGTTCGGCAACTGGAGCGGGAACGTCAAGACCGCCGTCGACGGCTACACCTACGCCGCCGACGTGGCCGACAAGCTGCCGATCCTGGTCGCCTACAACATCCCCGGCCGCGACTGCGGCGGTCACTCCGGTGGCGGCGCGGGCAGCCCGGAGGCGTACCGGACCTGGATCTCGAACTTCGCCGACGGTATCGGCGGCAAGCCCGCGGTCGTCGTCATCGAGCCGGACGCGCTCGCGCAGGTCGACTGCCTGCCCGCCGGTGAGCGCCAGACCCGCCTCGATCTGCTCAAGTACGCCGCGGAGCAGTTCGCCGCCAAGGCCCCGAACACCTGGGCGTACATGGACGGCGGCAACTCGACCTGGATCCCCGCCGCGACCATGGCCGACCGGCTCAACGCCGTCGGGGTGAAGTCGATCCGCGGTCTCGCGATCAACGTGTCGAACTACAAGACCACCACCGACTCGGCGAACTACGGCAAGGCCGTCAGCGCCGCGCTGTCGAGCAAATACGGCTACACCAAGCCGTTCGTGATCGACACGAGCCGTAACGGCAACGGCCCGCTGGGCTCCGAGTGGTGCAACCCGGCCGGGCGCAAGCTCGGGGCGACCTCGCAGACCGGCGGTGGCGCCGAGATGCTGCTCTGGGTCAAGGTGCCCGGCGACTCCGACGGCAAGTGCGGGATCGCGCCGAACGTCGAAGCCGGTCAGTTCAGCCCCGATCTCGCGCTGCGCCTGATCAGCGGGACCTGA
- a CDS encoding MoaD/ThiS family protein: MVRVLLPAMLRPLADGRGTLEVEASTLDGVLDSLGAGFPALERRLRDETGALRRYVNFYVDGEECRRLDGAKTSLAEAKEVQIIPSVAGG; this comes from the coding sequence GTGGTCCGGGTTCTGCTGCCCGCGATGCTGCGGCCGCTCGCGGACGGCCGCGGCACGCTCGAAGTCGAGGCCTCGACGCTCGACGGCGTCCTGGACTCGCTCGGCGCCGGGTTCCCCGCGCTGGAACGCCGTCTGCGCGACGAAACCGGCGCGCTGCGGCGCTACGTGAACTTCTATGTGGACGGTGAGGAGTGCCGCCGTCTCGACGGCGCCAAGACCTCCCTCGCCGAGGCGAAGGAAGTGCAGATCATCCCGTCGGTCGCCGGCGGCTGA
- a CDS encoding alpha,alpha-trehalose-phosphate synthase (UDP-forming) — translation MDEVIAETSRTASADFVVVANRLPVDLERTADGSRRWTASPGGLVSALEPFLRSRKGAWVGWPGVPDVDVEEFDDDGLVLHPVSLTSDDVRDYYEGFSNATLWPLYHDVVERPVFDRSWWEAYVRVNRRFAEASAKVAAEGATVWIQDYQLQLVPAMLRELRPDLRIGFFLHIPFPPVELFMQMPWRTEIVRGLVGADLVGFHRPGGAQNFLWLARQLAGLESSRGAVGIRTRPGLMQVGDRTVRVGAFPISIDAIGLDKLAKTKGVAERAAQLRRDLGNPKKVLLGVDRLDYTKGIDLRLQALHELLHEGRVRPEDVTFVQLATPSRERVEHYQRMRGDIEQMVGRINGEFARVGHPVVHYLHQSVNRTELAAFFSAADVMVVTPLRDGMNLVCKEYVACRHDLGGSLVLSEFAGAAAELTSALLVNPHDLDGVKNALETAITLDPAEGRRRMRAMRRQVLTHDVDRWARSFLQALGAEPAD, via the coding sequence GTGGACGAAGTGATTGCCGAGACGAGCAGAACGGCCTCCGCGGATTTCGTGGTGGTGGCGAACAGGCTCCCGGTGGACCTCGAACGGACCGCCGACGGAAGCAGGCGCTGGACGGCGAGCCCGGGCGGACTGGTGTCCGCGCTCGAACCGTTCCTGCGGTCACGCAAGGGAGCCTGGGTCGGGTGGCCGGGTGTACCCGACGTCGACGTCGAGGAATTCGACGACGACGGCTTGGTCCTGCACCCGGTCTCCCTGACGTCGGACGACGTCCGCGACTACTACGAGGGCTTCTCCAACGCGACGCTCTGGCCGCTGTACCACGACGTGGTGGAGCGGCCGGTGTTCGACCGGAGCTGGTGGGAGGCCTACGTCCGGGTGAACCGGCGCTTCGCCGAGGCGAGCGCGAAGGTCGCCGCCGAGGGCGCGACCGTGTGGATCCAGGACTACCAGCTGCAGCTGGTCCCGGCGATGCTCCGCGAGCTGCGTCCCGACCTCCGGATCGGGTTCTTCCTGCACATCCCGTTTCCCCCGGTCGAGTTGTTCATGCAGATGCCGTGGCGGACCGAGATCGTCCGCGGCCTGGTCGGGGCCGACCTCGTCGGCTTCCACCGGCCGGGTGGCGCGCAGAATTTCCTCTGGCTGGCGCGGCAGCTGGCGGGTCTCGAGTCCAGCCGCGGCGCGGTCGGCATCCGCACCCGCCCCGGCCTGATGCAGGTCGGCGATCGCACGGTGCGGGTCGGCGCGTTCCCGATCTCCATCGACGCCATCGGCCTCGACAAACTCGCCAAGACCAAGGGCGTCGCCGAACGCGCCGCCCAGCTGCGGCGCGACCTCGGCAATCCGAAGAAGGTCTTGCTCGGCGTCGACCGGCTCGACTACACCAAGGGCATCGACCTGCGATTGCAGGCGTTGCACGAGCTGCTGCACGAAGGCCGCGTCCGCCCGGAGGACGTGACGTTCGTCCAGCTGGCCACCCCGAGCCGCGAGCGTGTCGAGCACTACCAGCGGATGCGCGGCGACATCGAGCAGATGGTCGGGCGGATCAACGGCGAATTCGCCCGCGTGGGTCACCCGGTCGTGCATTATCTGCACCAGTCCGTGAACCGGACGGAGCTGGCCGCGTTCTTCTCCGCGGCCGATGTCATGGTGGTCACTCCCCTGCGTGACGGGATGAACCTCGTCTGCAAGGAGTACGTCGCCTGCCGCCACGACCTGGGCGGTTCGCTCGTGCTTTCGGAGTTCGCCGGCGCCGCGGCGGAGCTCACCAGCGCGCTCCTGGTCAACCCGCATGACCTGGACGGGGTGAAGAACGCCTTGGAGACTGCCATTACGCTCGACCCCGCAGAGGGACGCCGCCGTATGCGCGCCATGCGTCGACAGGTCCTCACGCATGACGTCGACCGCTGGGCGCGCTCGTTCCTCCAAGCACTCGGTGCCGAACCGGCCGACTGA
- a CDS encoding C39 family peptidase, whose protein sequence is MRRLRTAVVAALAVSALITAPAAAVAQGENVVPAPDFVKSMAPPAKVEGVRAAAELNIQYQIQETGYWCGPAATRIAISAKNGNPPSQQQLANELPTSTNGTDWIGQVTRVLNNHVAGGWYETKEMPNDPPTQAQRDLLWRDIVLDVDKGYAIVANIVAPANNHPPGYPNYTIYHYFTIIGYNSDNMTVKIADPANFGGNQIYWLTFNQLATLIPPKGYSA, encoded by the coding sequence ATGCGTCGACTCAGGACCGCGGTCGTGGCCGCGCTCGCGGTGTCCGCACTGATCACCGCTCCGGCCGCGGCCGTCGCCCAAGGCGAGAACGTCGTACCCGCGCCCGACTTCGTGAAGTCGATGGCGCCGCCCGCCAAGGTCGAAGGGGTCAGGGCGGCCGCGGAGCTCAACATCCAGTACCAGATCCAGGAGACCGGATACTGGTGCGGCCCGGCCGCCACCCGTATCGCCATCTCGGCCAAGAACGGCAACCCGCCGAGCCAGCAGCAGCTCGCGAACGAGCTCCCGACCAGCACCAACGGCACCGACTGGATCGGGCAGGTCACCCGCGTCCTCAACAACCACGTCGCCGGTGGCTGGTACGAGACCAAGGAGATGCCGAACGACCCGCCGACCCAGGCACAGCGCGATCTCCTGTGGCGCGACATCGTGCTGGACGTCGACAAGGGCTACGCGATCGTCGCGAACATCGTCGCCCCGGCGAACAACCACCCGCCGGGCTACCCGAACTACACCATCTACCACTACTTCACGATCATCGGTTACAACAGCGACAACATGACGGTGAAGATCGCCGACCCGGCCAACTTCGGTGGCAACCAGATCTACTGGCTCACCTTCAACCAGCTCGCCACCCTGATCCCGCCGAAGGGCTACTCGGCCTGA
- the otsB gene encoding trehalose-phosphatase: MTAEALPAELRRAIVQVARTPRLLVACDYDGTLAPITANPDEARPLPESVGALRSLAGLHETTTAVISGRALRDLATLSRLPAEVNLVGSHGSEFDIGFIHALDDKARELHRRLEAELENLVLDVPGVSLEVKPASIAVHVRRAEHEAGRRVLRDVHNGPARWEGVSTTDGKEVVELAVVQTDKGRALDTLRHQVGATAAVFLGDDVTDEKAFARISGPDVGVKVGDGESLAQYRVPDTVDVAMALAFLLEERRNWLYGEQAPPIERLSMLANERSVALVTPDARLTWLCHPGPDAPAIFADLLGGAGAGHFSIKPHRNGLPLGQRYLPNTMTVETRWSRLLVTDYLEPESPSHRTDLVRVISGEAAAEIVFAPRPEFGGVPVKLVAEGDGILVQGTSEPFALRSPGVEWEITSDGMNDTATALVTPTPDNPVVLELRCGTSDLGAHELSEVDRRARAGDYWSTWARTLKLPGVQTDLVGRSALTLRGLVNTDTGGVLAAATSSLPEEIGGVRNWDYRYCWIRDAAMTVRELVHLGSTEEAEGYLRWLHGVLSTLAGPERLHPLYTLAGSVIGAEAVIESLPGYAGSRPVRVGNLANHQVQLDVFGPVVELVQTLASARGELRDEDWQMVRAMAEAVTRRWNEPDHGIWEERHVPRHRVYSRVMCWVTIDRAIKLGEVYGREVPGAWPSLRDEIAADVLEKGWNEEVQAFTTAYDGTDLDAASLFVGLTGLIDPADPRFQSTVTAIEAELRSGSTVYRYRRDDGLPGGEGGFHICAAWLIEAYLLTGRRTEAEELFTQIVDAAGPTGLLPEQFDPIAERSLGNHPQAYSHIGLIRCANLLSQ, translated from the coding sequence TTGACCGCCGAGGCACTGCCCGCCGAGCTGCGGCGCGCGATCGTCCAGGTCGCGCGCACCCCGCGGTTGCTGGTCGCCTGCGACTACGACGGCACGCTGGCTCCGATCACGGCCAATCCGGACGAAGCCCGGCCGCTGCCCGAATCGGTAGGCGCGCTGAGGTCGCTGGCCGGCCTGCACGAGACGACCACCGCGGTCATCTCCGGCCGCGCGCTGCGTGATCTCGCCACCCTGTCCCGTCTCCCGGCCGAGGTGAACCTGGTCGGCAGCCACGGGTCCGAATTCGACATCGGCTTCATCCACGCGCTCGACGACAAGGCCCGGGAGCTGCACAGACGGCTCGAAGCCGAGCTGGAGAACCTGGTGCTCGACGTGCCGGGCGTCTCACTCGAGGTCAAGCCCGCCAGCATCGCGGTGCACGTCCGCCGGGCCGAGCACGAGGCGGGCCGCCGGGTCCTGCGCGACGTCCACAATGGACCCGCCCGGTGGGAGGGCGTGTCAACGACCGACGGCAAGGAGGTCGTCGAGCTCGCGGTCGTCCAGACGGACAAGGGCCGCGCGCTGGACACCCTGCGCCACCAGGTCGGCGCGACGGCCGCGGTCTTCCTCGGCGACGACGTCACCGACGAGAAGGCGTTCGCCCGGATCTCCGGCCCGGACGTCGGCGTGAAGGTCGGCGACGGGGAGAGCCTCGCTCAGTACCGGGTCCCGGACACCGTCGACGTCGCGATGGCGCTCGCCTTCCTCCTCGAAGAGCGGCGCAATTGGCTGTACGGCGAGCAGGCGCCGCCGATCGAGCGGCTTTCCATGCTGGCCAACGAACGTTCGGTCGCGCTGGTCACCCCGGACGCCCGGCTGACCTGGCTGTGCCACCCCGGGCCCGACGCGCCCGCGATCTTCGCGGATCTGCTCGGCGGGGCCGGCGCCGGACACTTCTCGATCAAGCCGCACCGCAACGGCCTGCCGCTCGGGCAGCGCTACCTGCCGAACACGATGACGGTCGAGACCCGCTGGTCCCGGCTGCTCGTCACCGACTACCTGGAGCCGGAGAGCCCCTCGCACCGCACCGATCTCGTCCGGGTGATCTCGGGTGAGGCGGCGGCGGAGATCGTGTTCGCGCCGCGGCCCGAATTCGGTGGTGTGCCGGTGAAGCTGGTCGCCGAGGGCGACGGGATCCTGGTGCAGGGCACCTCGGAACCGTTCGCGCTGCGTTCGCCGGGCGTGGAGTGGGAGATCACCTCCGACGGCATGAACGACACCGCGACGGCGCTCGTCACCCCCACCCCGGACAACCCGGTGGTGCTCGAACTCCGTTGCGGCACCTCGGATCTCGGCGCGCACGAATTGTCCGAAGTCGATCGGCGGGCCCGTGCGGGCGACTACTGGAGCACCTGGGCGCGGACGCTCAAACTGCCCGGCGTCCAGACCGACCTCGTCGGCCGCTCGGCGCTCACGTTGCGCGGGCTGGTGAACACCGACACCGGCGGCGTGCTCGCGGCGGCGACCTCCTCGCTGCCGGAGGAGATCGGCGGCGTCCGGAACTGGGACTACCGCTACTGCTGGATCCGTGACGCGGCCATGACCGTGCGTGAACTGGTCCACCTCGGCTCGACCGAAGAGGCGGAAGGCTACCTCCGCTGGCTGCACGGTGTCCTGTCCACTTTGGCCGGTCCGGAACGGCTGCACCCGCTGTACACGCTGGCGGGCAGCGTGATCGGCGCCGAAGCGGTCATCGAGTCGCTGCCCGGGTACGCCGGTTCGCGGCCGGTCCGCGTCGGCAACCTGGCGAACCACCAGGTCCAGCTGGACGTGTTCGGCCCGGTCGTCGAACTCGTGCAGACGCTCGCGTCGGCGCGCGGTGAGCTCCGCGACGAGGACTGGCAGATGGTGCGCGCGATGGCCGAGGCCGTCACGCGGCGCTGGAACGAGCCGGACCACGGCATCTGGGAGGAGCGGCACGTGCCGCGCCACCGGGTGTACTCGCGGGTGATGTGCTGGGTGACCATCGACCGGGCGATCAAACTGGGCGAGGTCTACGGCCGCGAGGTGCCGGGCGCGTGGCCTTCGCTGCGTGACGAGATCGCCGCGGACGTCCTGGAGAAGGGCTGGAACGAAGAGGTCCAGGCCTTCACGACCGCTTACGACGGAACGGATCTCGACGCAGCGTCGCTGTTCGTCGGGCTGACCGGGCTGATCGATCCGGCCGACCCGCGCTTCCAGTCCACGGTGACCGCGATCGAGGCGGAACTGCGCAGTGGGTCCACTGTGTACCGTTACCGTCGCGACGACGGCCTTCCCGGCGGCGAGGGCGGTTTCCACATCTGCGCGGCGTGGCTCATCGAGGCGTACCTGCTCACCGGGCGGCGCACCGAGGCCGAGGAACTGTTCACGCAGATCGTCGACGCCGCGGGCCCGACCGGGCTGCTGCCCGAGCAGTTCGACCCGATCGCGGAGCGCTCGCTGGGCAACCACCCGCAGGCGTACTCGCACATCGGGCTGATCCGCTGCGCGAACCTGCTTTCCCAGTAG
- a CDS encoding CU044_5270 family protein, with product MHGDNIRKVWSEAELDEALADLHAGPETRQDELSRAKAALLRAAGDAEDELLPMTAPPVKKRPGSWRWIAAAAAAALVSGGGIVATNVFTVDDGPDPAAHSTVTQGEDALVGLHGDDFPIRDDQFRLVTESTWTTHVTKTGLVYQTHEILERWLPPRSWMRVKTRFTGTGEIRWVKGDYQTAKSHGETLPGPSSHVTVTEARSPRTTTTSPVPPPVKTSEDRLPSESGWTDPTPEFLSELPTDPTKLSERLRRDGLWPDGRSPEQGNSTPEMFEMAFQVLRSSQGFGALRVALCEALARMPGINVASVVTPGGRPAVSFTVALPDRTRTFVVDKATAAVAGNRAVRSNGQHEGWPGLTLFDTSISVVITDDGGPKPS from the coding sequence GTGCACGGCGATAACATCCGGAAGGTGTGGTCCGAGGCCGAACTCGACGAAGCGCTGGCCGACCTCCACGCCGGGCCCGAAACCCGGCAGGACGAACTTTCCCGCGCCAAGGCGGCGCTCCTGCGCGCGGCCGGTGACGCCGAGGACGAACTCCTTCCCATGACCGCGCCCCCGGTGAAGAAGCGGCCGGGCTCCTGGCGATGGATCGCGGCCGCGGCCGCCGCGGCGCTCGTGTCCGGCGGCGGGATCGTGGCGACGAACGTCTTCACCGTCGACGACGGCCCGGATCCCGCGGCCCACTCGACCGTCACCCAGGGCGAAGACGCCCTCGTAGGCCTCCACGGCGACGACTTCCCGATCCGGGACGACCAGTTCCGGCTCGTCACCGAGTCCACGTGGACCACGCATGTCACCAAGACGGGACTCGTCTACCAAACCCACGAGATCCTCGAACGATGGCTGCCGCCGCGCAGCTGGATGCGGGTCAAGACGCGCTTCACCGGAACCGGCGAGATCCGCTGGGTCAAGGGCGACTACCAGACGGCCAAGTCCCACGGCGAAACACTTCCGGGCCCGTCTTCCCACGTCACCGTGACGGAGGCCCGGTCGCCGCGGACGACCACCACGTCACCGGTGCCTCCTCCGGTCAAGACCTCCGAGGATCGGCTGCCGTCGGAAAGCGGGTGGACCGACCCGACGCCGGAGTTCCTTTCCGAACTGCCTACCGATCCGACGAAGCTGTCCGAGCGGCTCCGCCGCGACGGCCTCTGGCCGGACGGCCGCTCACCGGAGCAGGGGAACTCCACCCCCGAGATGTTCGAGATGGCCTTCCAAGTCCTCCGGTCCTCCCAAGGCTTCGGCGCGCTGCGGGTGGCACTGTGCGAAGCGCTCGCGAGGATGCCCGGTATCAACGTGGCGAGCGTGGTCACTCCCGGCGGACGGCCCGCGGTGTCCTTCACGGTCGCGTTGCCGGACCGGACGCGCACGTTCGTCGTCGACAAGGCGACGGCCGCCGTCGCCGGGAACCGCGCCGTCCGGTCCAACGGGCAGCACGAGGGCTGGCCGGGGCTGACCTTGTTCGACACGTCGATCTCGGTGGTGATCACCGACGACGGCGGCCCCAAGCCCAGCTAG